Proteins from one Elgaria multicarinata webbii isolate HBS135686 ecotype San Diego chromosome 3, rElgMul1.1.pri, whole genome shotgun sequence genomic window:
- the KCNJ2 gene encoding inward rectifier potassium channel 2, with translation MGSVRTNRYSIVSSEEDGMKLATMAVANGFGNGKSKVHTRQQCRSRFVKKDGHCNVQFINVGEKGQRYLADIFTTCVDIRWRWMLLIFCLAFILSWLFFGCVFWLIALLHGDLEVTEVTEVTEIKEKPCVSEVHSFTAAFLFSIETQTTIGYGFRCVTDECPIAVFMVVFQSIVGCIIDAFIIGAVMAKMAKPKKRNETLIFSHNAVVAMRDGKLCLMWRVGNLRKSHLVEAHVRAQLLKSRITTEGEYIPLDQIDINVGFDSGIDRIFLVSPITIVHEIDEESPLYDFSKQDMDNADFEIVVILEGMVEATAMTTQCRSSYLANEILWGHRYEPVLFEEKNYYKVDYSRFHKTYEVPNTPLCSARDLAEKKYILSNANSFCYENEVALTGKEEDDSDNGVPESTSTDTHPDMDHHSQADSLYTKY, from the exons ATGGGCAGTGTGCGAACCAACCGCTACAGCATAGTTTCCTCGGAAGAGGACGGCATGAAGCTGGCAACTATGGCAGTTGCCAATGGCTTTGGAAATGGGAAGAGCAAGGTACACACCAGACAGCAGTGCAGGAGCCGGTTTGTCAAGAAAGATGGCCACTGCAATGTCCAGTTCATTAATGTGGGTGAAAAAGGCCAGCGTTACCTAGCAGACATCTTTACCACTTGTGTGGACATCCGCTGGAGGTGGATGTTGCTCATCTTCTGTCTGGCATTCATCCTCTCATGGCTGTtttttggttgtgttttttgGTTAATTGCCTTATTGCACGGGGACCTAGAGGTAACAGAGGTAACCGAGGTTACAGAGATCAAAGAAAAACCTTGCGTGTCCGAAGTGCACAGCTTCACTGCAGCCTTCCTTTTCTCCATTGAAACACAGACAACCATTGGCTATGGCTTTAGGTGCGTCACAGATGAATGCCCCATTGCAGTCTTCATGGTGGTTTTCCAGTCAATAGTTGGCTGCATCATTGATGCCTTCATCATTGGTGCTGTCATGGCTAAGATGGCTAAACCGAAAAAGAGAAACGAAACTCTCATCTTCAGCCATAATGCTGTGGTAGCCATGAGGGATGGAAAACTGTGCTTGATGTGGCGGGTTGGGAATCTGCGCAAAAGCCATTTGGTGGAAGCACATGTGAGAGCGCAACTCCTCAAGTCTCGAATCACCACTGAAGGTGAATACATCCCTCTAGATCAAATAGACATCAATGTTGGGTTTGACAGTGGAATAGACCGCATATTTTTGGTCTCACCCATTACAATTGTCCATGAAATAGATGAAGAAAGTCCTTTGTATGACTTCAGTAAGCAGGACATGGACAATGCAGACTTTGAAATTGTAGTGATATTAGAAGGCATGGTGGAAGCCACTGCCATGACCACCCAGTGCCGTAGCTCATATCTGGCAAATGAAATCCTCTGGGGCCACCGTTATGAGCCTGTACTATTTGAAGAGAAAAACTACTACAAAGTGGATTATTCTAGGTTCCACAAAACATATGAAGTGCCGAACACACCCCTTTGTAGTGCCAGAGACTTAGCAGAAAAGAAATACATCCTCTCTAACGCGAATTCATTTTGCTATGAGAATGAAGTGGCCCTCACGGGCAAAGAGGAAGACGACAGTGACAATGGGGTGCCTGAAAGCACTAGTACAGATACCCATCCAGACATGGACCATCACAGCCAAGCAG ATAGTTTATATACCAAGTACTGA